A window from Mytilus galloprovincialis chromosome 8, xbMytGall1.hap1.1, whole genome shotgun sequence encodes these proteins:
- the LOC143085647 gene encoding large ribosomal subunit protein uL30m-like, with translation MSNFTKVSALLRCLPRLNKSQIRHVKIQKQSVIDEDFSWATPIVERHMGREERVKKEQEVSKLHMVQRMKDLSGRPYWEKEICEKYGLDTKLYKKVVLKNTPSVNKDLKSVAHMIKITPITFPYGLPESEEDFEHCNLQDNGEFIVKKKLESMNEDSITIDKEPKSNIWEMDFLELKKHARNKLDNWDINSEFFTPEHVYEYNQDKKEHRYFGDKAMGGKRKDWY, from the exons ATGTCAAACTtcacaaaa gtATCAGCCCTACTTAGGTGTTTACCAAGATTAAATAAAAGTCAAATCAGACATGTAAAGATTCAGAAACAGTCTGTAATTGATGAAGACTTTTCATGGGCTACACCAATTGTAGAGAGGCATATGGGAAGAGAAGAAAGAGTGAAAAAAGAGCAAGAAGTATCAAAGCTTCACATGGTACAGAGAATGAAAGATTTATCTGGGAGACCTTACTGGGAGAAAGAAATTTGTGAAAAATATGGACTAGATACAAAG ttgtaCAAGAAAGTAGTACTGAAGAATACACCAAGTGTAAACAAAGACTTAAAATCAGTGGCACATATGATCAAAATTACACCTATTACATTTCCGTATGGATTACCTGAATCAGAAGAAGATTTTGAACACTGTAATTTACAAGATAATGGGGAATTCATTGTGAAGAAAAAATTGGAATCTATGAATGAAGATTCTATAACAATAGATAAAGAACCAAAATCCAATATCTGGGAGATGGATTTTCTTGAACTGAAAAAACATGCCAGGAATAAATTGGATAATTGGGATATTAATTCTGAATTTTTCACTCCTGAACATGTGTATGAATATAATCAAGATAAGAAAGAGCATAGATATTTTGGAGATAAAGCCATGGGTGGTAAAAGGAAGGATTGGTATTAA